One stretch of Sardina pilchardus chromosome 17, fSarPil1.1, whole genome shotgun sequence DNA includes these proteins:
- the prl2 gene encoding prolactin 2, which yields LSLSVLFVLVALVCLDLHARVSSAPICANGRVGCHILPLSDLFDRVIQHSARVHGLSSDLHSDFEQHFLPSKNHIGKAFPRCHTSSILTPNGKENAQKLAREELTEIILKLLVAWRDPLWKLHHSMANEPDHFSSLNSNKALDMSDMVHELRKGVEKVAERMQNLGMISNSVSGVLSPEAFLPSAEHGEAKALANYDLLYCFRRDSNKVQNYLKILKCRIVPEHDC from the exons ctctctctctcagttctctTTGTGCTAGTGGCACTGGTGTGCCTGGACCTCCATGCCCGCGTTTCCTCGGCGCCCATCTGTGCCAACGGCCGCGTCGGCTGCCACATCCTCCCTCTGTCCGACCTCTTCGACCGGGTCATCCAGCACTCGGCGAGGGTGCACGGTCTCTCCAGCGACCTGCACTCCGACTTT GAGCAGCATTTTCTGCCCAGCAAAAACCACATAGGCAAAGCTTTTCCAAGATGCCACACATCCAGCATACTAACACCCAATGGAAAAGAGAATGCACAGAAACTGGCT CGTGAGGAATTAACAGAGATCATCTTGAAGCTTCTGGTAGCCTGGAGGGACCCCTTGTGGAAGCTGCACCACAGCATGGCTAACGAGCCTGACCACTTCAGCAGCCTGAACAGCAACAAGGCGCTGGACATGAGCGACATGGTTCACGAGCTCCGCAAGGGCGTCGAGAAAGTCGCCGAGAgg ATGCAGAACTTGGGGATGATCAGTAACTCTGTGAGTGGGGTCCTGTCCCCCGAGGCCTTCTTGCCCTCTGCGGAGCACGGCGAGGCCAAGGCTCTGGCCAACTACGACCTGCTCTACTGCTTCCGCAGGGACTCCAACAAGGTCCAGAATTACCTGAAGATCCTCAAGTGCAGGATCGTACCTGAGCATGACTgctaa